One Setaria italica strain Yugu1 chromosome II, Setaria_italica_v2.0, whole genome shotgun sequence DNA segment encodes these proteins:
- the LOC101753758 gene encoding uncharacterized protein LOC101753758 has protein sequence MASHHHDALWAKLHELEVQLAAYKLLRAARGGEDAGTAPGGGARRGRQYDAYMRRRDARRVAAAELLLLQQHETAKAQQARGARASVLTVPVSPRALRCTTRDTQEAGVATPRLAVAQAKRTLAASIPSTPRRDAAALPRSKTVSGGGGAASSPARSSHHQRRSSLGALAEFGECATPRPFLKRGTGTGGAAAPARLRTPRVHDLPAIDVAPSTPRPLPLPLQEPAHVHGPRHARSVSELPLDAALASPQARARKRWGSPERPAAMFSAAGAGDSRRDLSKGLRKLLSFVRKGGRSGDQQAFPAPSPRGSGKPVSKGWSDCSLVDVPLDRASLEAHRFPMTRAVGISG, from the coding sequence ATGGCGAGCCACCACCACGACGCGCTGTGGGCGAAGCTGCACGAGCTGGAGGTGCAGCTCGCGGCGTACAAGCTcctgcgcgcggcgcgcggcggggaggacgccgggacggcgccggggggcggcgcccgccgcggcAGGCAGTACGACGCCTACATGCGCCGCCGCGACGCCAGGCGCGTGGCCGCCgcggagctgctgctgctgcagcagcacgaGACGGCGAAGGCTCAGCAGGCTCGAGGCGCACGCGCCTCGGTGCTTACCGTGCCGGTGAGCCCGCGCGCGCTCCGGTGCACGACCCGGGACACGCAGGAGGCAGGCGTCGCCACACCGCGGCTTGCCGTTGCTCAGGCCAAGAGGACGCTGGCGGCGTCCATCCCGAGCACCCCGAGGAGGGACGCCGCGGCGCTGCCGAGGAGCAAGACCgtgagcggtggcggcggcgcggcgagcagcCCGGCGAGGTCGTCGCACCACCAGAGGCGGAGCAGCCTGGGCGCGCTCGCCGAGTTCGGCGAGTGCGCCACACCGAGGCCGTTCCTCAAGCGCGGCACGGgcacgggcggcgcggcggcgcccgcgaggCTGCGGACGCCGCGGGTGCACGACCTCCCGGCCATCGACGTGGCGCCCAGCACGCCgaggccgctgccgctgccgctgcaggAGCCCGCGCACGTCCACGGGCCGCGCCACGCCCGGTCCGTGTCCGAGCTGCCGCTCGACGCGGCGCTGGCCTCGCCGCAGGCGCGGGCGAGGAAGCGGTGGGGCAGCccggagcggccggcggcgatgttctcagccgccggcgccggcgactcGCGCCGGGACCTGTCCAAGGGGCTCAGGAAGCTGCTGAGCTTCGTGAGGAAGGGCGGCAGGAGCGGCGACCAGCAGGCTTTCCCGGCGCCGAGCCCGCGCGGGAGCGGGAAGCCCGTGAGCAAGGGGTGGTCCGATTGCTCCCTCGTCGACGTCCCGTTAGACCGCGCGAGCCTGGAGGCGCACCGGTTCCCCATGACGCGCGCGGTTGGCATCTCCGGATGA